Proteins from a single region of Lentimicrobium saccharophilum:
- the yidD gene encoding membrane protein insertion efficiency factor YidD, with protein MKKLLVNIMVGMIRLYQGAISPYLPPSCRYTPTCSQYGVEALRKHGPLKGGWLTLKRILSCNPWGGSGYDPVP; from the coding sequence ATGAAAAAGCTGCTGGTTAATATAATGGTTGGGATGATCCGGTTATACCAGGGGGCCATTTCACCCTATCTTCCGCCATCGTGCCGTTACACACCCACATGCTCTCAATACGGAGTGGAAGCATTGCGTAAACACGGACCGCTGAAAGGCGGCTGGCTGACTTTGAAAAGAATACTTTCATGCAATCCGTGGGGCGGAAGCGGCTATGATCCTGTTCCATGA
- a CDS encoding ribonuclease P protein component — translation MAVAMQTFRKNERLCSATEIDRLFREGKTLFRHPLKLIWLPAAWEGPPVVKVIISVPKRNFRHAVSRNRIRRMIRECYRKNKWILSEGLGDQKCTLGLVFSGKEIPQYIKLEPIIIQLFRRLIQEHEKAAG, via the coding sequence ATGGCCGTTGCTATGCAAACATTTAGGAAAAACGAGCGTTTATGCAGTGCAACAGAAATAGACAGGCTCTTTCGTGAGGGCAAAACTTTATTCAGGCATCCACTTAAACTCATCTGGCTACCAGCAGCCTGGGAAGGGCCTCCGGTCGTTAAAGTAATCATCAGTGTCCCAAAACGCAACTTCAGGCATGCGGTTTCCCGTAACCGGATCAGGCGCATGATCAGGGAGTGTTACCGGAAAAATAAATGGATATTGTCGGAAGGTCTTGGTGATCAAAAGTGCACGCTCGGCCTGGTATTTTCCGGCAAAGAAATTCCTCAGTACATCAAACTGGAACCGATAATAATTCAATTGTTTCGGCGTTTAATTCAAGAACATGAAAAAGCTGCTGGTTAA
- a CDS encoding uroporphyrinogen-III synthase, producing MKIKQVLISQPKPAEIEKSPYFDLIKKHNLCVDFYKFFKIEGLSSIDFRKENKVRLADQTAVIFTSKHAVDHFFRLAGELRAEIPETMKYFCSSESTAYYLQRYIQYRKRKIFFSNKEASDLVDIIRKHKSEKYLLPCNEDHNNELSDLLDVQKIAYSKAVMYRTVSDDMTFLDLNKYDLLVFFSPAGIKSLQKNFPDFTQGEKIIGVFGHTTAEAAKEAGLNVIIEAPTVTAPSMAKAIEQYLAANNKSK from the coding sequence TTGAAGATTAAACAAGTACTTATTTCGCAGCCAAAGCCTGCTGAAATTGAAAAGTCGCCTTATTTCGATCTGATAAAGAAGCACAACCTTTGTGTTGACTTTTACAAGTTCTTTAAAATTGAGGGCCTGAGTTCCATTGATTTCAGGAAAGAAAACAAGGTCAGGCTTGCCGATCAGACAGCCGTAATCTTCACCAGCAAGCATGCGGTAGATCATTTCTTCCGCCTGGCAGGTGAACTACGCGCAGAGATCCCGGAAACAATGAAATATTTCTGCTCGTCCGAATCAACGGCTTACTATTTACAGAGATACATCCAGTACAGAAAGAGAAAGATCTTCTTTAGCAACAAGGAAGCATCGGACCTTGTTGACATCATCAGGAAGCACAAATCTGAAAAATACCTGCTTCCCTGTAACGAAGATCACAACAATGAATTATCAGATTTGCTTGACGTTCAGAAGATCGCTTACTCCAAAGCCGTTATGTACCGGACAGTTTCGGATGATATGACCTTTCTTGACCTGAACAAGTACGATTTACTGGTATTTTTCAGTCCGGCCGGAATTAAATCACTTCAGAAGAACTTCCCCGACTTCACACAGGGCGAAAAAATCATTGGGGTTTTCGGGCATACGACTGCTGAGGCTGCTAAAGAAGCAGGGCTGAATGTGATTATTGAAGCGCCAACGGTAACGGCTCCCTCAATGGCTAAAGCCATTGAACAGTATTTAGCAGCCAACAACAAATCGAAGTAA